A section of the Stenotrophomonas sp. 364 genome encodes:
- the phoB gene encoding phosphate regulon transcriptional regulator PhoB yields MQKRILIVDDEPAIREMVAFALRKGDYDPIHAGDAREAQTAIADRVPDLILLDWMLPGTSGLDLARRWRKEALTREVPIIMLTARGEENDRVGGLEAGVDDYVVKPFSARELLARIRAVMRRARDDDEDGSVAVGSIRIDGAAHRVFAGDQPVPIGPTEYRLLHFFMTHPERVYTRAQLLDHVWGGSVYVEERTIDVHIRRLRKTLEPFAAENMVQTVRGAGYRFSTST; encoded by the coding sequence GTGCAGAAACGCATTCTGATCGTCGATGACGAACCCGCGATCCGCGAAATGGTCGCCTTCGCCCTCCGCAAGGGCGACTACGACCCCATCCATGCCGGTGATGCGCGCGAAGCGCAGACGGCGATCGCTGATCGCGTCCCCGACCTGATCCTGCTGGACTGGATGCTTCCGGGCACCAGTGGGCTGGACCTGGCCCGTCGCTGGCGCAAGGAGGCCCTCACCCGCGAGGTGCCGATCATCATGCTGACTGCCCGCGGCGAAGAGAACGACCGCGTCGGCGGCCTGGAAGCCGGTGTCGACGATTACGTGGTCAAGCCGTTCTCGGCCCGCGAACTGCTGGCCCGGATCCGCGCGGTGATGCGCCGCGCCCGCGACGATGACGAGGACGGCAGCGTGGCGGTCGGTTCGATCCGCATCGACGGTGCCGCCCACCGCGTGTTCGCCGGCGACCAGCCGGTGCCGATCGGCCCCACCGAATACCGCCTGCTGCATTTCTTCATGACCCACCCCGAGCGCGTCTACACCCGCGCCCAGTTGCTGGACCATGTATGGGGCGGCAGCGTGTACGTGGAGGAGCGCACGATCGACGTGCACATCCGCCGGCTGCGCAAGACGCTGGAACCGTTCGCGGCGGAAAACATGGTGCAGACCGTGCGCGGCGCTGGCTACCGCTTCTCTACCTCGACCTGA
- a CDS encoding M48 family metalloprotease, with the protein MRPLLLSAALTLALATPLASAQDAKLPDIGSSAGELLTPARQAEYGGMMLRELRNYGFLLDDPLVDDWLQNIGTRLGSNSAQPRQSYTFFMLKDRQINAFATLGGYVGVNAGLVLTAEREDEVAAVLSHEIAHVTQQHVLRGVERAQRDQIPILLGMLAAVVAAQQAGGSSSGDATMAAITSGMGLMQQRQINYTRSNESEADRLGIRTLARSGYDVDAMAGFFERMSASMRGNAGGYSVPDFLQTHPVNTTRISEAKARAEQMKKDTVLLTTEVPGGVRQERVNPADPALSDPIVRRGNPLLPASMQLSVNALSRGASGQFEWARERLRVLSADTPGDVVREYENLQRAQKNGLSPAQRYGLALARLRNSGAAQARTDLAALLGDHPDNLWVAVALGQAESRAGQPAQANARFETLLRQHPGSRPVALTYAETLNEQGGREAGQRAQAMLRPLLSQSGNDPVFQLRYARASELAGDTVRASEAYAEAAYLNGRPEQALIQLQALKKQPGLDYVGRARVDARIESITPTVLEMRRQGVRDPELERR; encoded by the coding sequence TTGCGCCCTCTGCTGCTCTCCGCCGCGCTCACCCTCGCCCTGGCCACCCCGCTGGCCTCGGCCCAGGACGCCAAGCTGCCGGACATCGGGTCGTCGGCCGGTGAGCTGCTGACCCCGGCCCGCCAGGCCGAATACGGCGGCATGATGCTGCGCGAACTGCGCAACTACGGGTTCCTGCTGGACGACCCGCTGGTGGACGACTGGCTGCAGAACATCGGCACCCGGCTGGGCTCCAACAGCGCCCAGCCGCGCCAGTCCTACACGTTCTTCATGCTCAAGGACCGCCAGATCAATGCCTTCGCCACGCTGGGGGGCTACGTGGGGGTGAATGCGGGCCTGGTGCTGACCGCCGAACGCGAGGACGAGGTGGCCGCCGTGCTGTCCCACGAAATCGCCCACGTCACCCAGCAGCATGTGCTGCGCGGGGTGGAACGCGCCCAGCGCGACCAGATCCCGATCCTGCTGGGCATGCTGGCCGCGGTGGTAGCCGCGCAGCAGGCCGGGGGCAGCTCCTCCGGCGATGCGACGATGGCCGCGATCACCTCGGGCATGGGCTTGATGCAGCAGCGCCAGATCAACTACACCCGCAGCAACGAATCCGAAGCCGACCGCCTGGGCATCCGCACGCTGGCCCGCAGCGGCTACGACGTGGATGCCATGGCCGGCTTCTTCGAACGCATGTCCGCCTCGATGCGCGGCAACGCCGGCGGCTACTCGGTGCCCGACTTCCTGCAGACCCACCCGGTCAACACCACCCGCATCAGCGAGGCCAAGGCCCGCGCCGAGCAGATGAAGAAGGACACCGTGCTGCTGACCACCGAGGTTCCCGGCGGGGTCCGCCAGGAACGGGTGAACCCGGCCGACCCGGCGCTGTCCGACCCGATCGTGCGGCGCGGCAACCCGCTGCTGCCGGCCTCGATGCAGCTGTCGGTGAACGCCCTCAGCCGCGGGGCCAGCGGCCAGTTCGAGTGGGCGCGCGAACGCCTGCGCGTACTCAGCGCCGATACCCCGGGCGACGTGGTGCGCGAGTACGAAAACCTGCAGCGCGCGCAGAAGAACGGCCTCAGCCCGGCACAGCGCTACGGCCTGGCCCTGGCGCGGCTGCGCAACAGCGGCGCCGCCCAGGCCCGTACCGACCTGGCCGCGCTGCTCGGCGACCATCCCGATAACCTGTGGGTCGCGGTGGCGCTGGGCCAGGCCGAATCACGCGCGGGCCAGCCCGCCCAGGCCAATGCCCGCTTCGAGACGCTGCTGCGCCAGCACCCGGGCAGCCGCCCGGTGGCACTGACCTACGCCGAGACCCTCAACGAGCAGGGCGGCCGCGAGGCCGGCCAGCGCGCCCAGGCGATGCTGCGCCCGCTGCTGTCGCAAAGCGGCAATGATCCGGTGTTCCAGCTGCGGTACGCCCGGGCCAGCGAACTGGCCGGCGATACGGTGCGCGCCAGCGAGGCCTACGCCGAGGCGGCCTACCTGAACGGCAGGCCGGAGCAGGCCCTGATCCAGCTGCAGGCCCTGAAGAAGCAGCCCGGCCTGGACTACGTGGGCCGCGCCCGGGTGGATGCACGCATCGAGAGCATCACCCCGACCGTGCTCGAAATGCGCCGCCAGGGCGTCCGCGATCCGGAACTGGAACGGCGCTGA
- the grxC gene encoding glutaredoxin 3, whose protein sequence is MSQDVASNPGGAPAITIYSTAVCPYCVAAKNFLKSKGRDWTEVRIDLDPVERDKMMAKTRRTSVPQIFVGEVHVGGYDDMMALHRAGKLEPLLAGEGQA, encoded by the coding sequence GTGAGCCAAGATGTTGCGTCCAACCCGGGTGGGGCCCCCGCCATCACCATCTATTCCACCGCCGTCTGCCCGTACTGCGTGGCCGCCAAGAACTTCCTGAAGAGCAAGGGGCGCGACTGGACCGAAGTGCGGATCGACCTGGACCCGGTCGAGCGCGACAAGATGATGGCCAAGACCCGCCGCACCAGCGTGCCGCAGATCTTCGTCGGCGAGGTCCACGTGGGCGGCTACGACGACATGATGGCCCTGCACCGGGCCGGCAAGCTGGAACCGCTGCTGGCCGGCGAGGGCCAGGCGTGA
- a CDS encoding carboxymuconolactone decarboxylase family protein, whose product MSAADDGSKDRIAEFTEFRQRMNQRILGEPNQVVRRFFALDTQTYQAGALDVKTKELLGLVASMVLRCDDCISYHVAQCKDAGVTREEFFETFSVGLVVGGSIVIPHLRRAVDFLDQLEGGAAAPAVHEH is encoded by the coding sequence GTGAGCGCGGCCGACGACGGCAGCAAGGACCGCATCGCCGAGTTCACCGAGTTCCGCCAGCGCATGAACCAGCGCATCCTGGGCGAGCCCAACCAGGTGGTGCGGCGCTTCTTCGCGCTGGACACCCAGACCTACCAGGCCGGTGCCCTCGATGTGAAGACCAAGGAGCTGCTGGGCCTGGTCGCCTCGATGGTGCTGCGTTGCGATGACTGCATCAGCTACCACGTGGCCCAGTGCAAGGACGCCGGGGTAACCCGCGAGGAATTCTTCGAGACCTTCTCGGTCGGCCTGGTGGTCGGCGGTTCCATCGTGATTCCGCACCTGCGCCGCGCGGTCGATTTCCTGGACCAGCTTGAAGGTGGTGCCGCCGCGCCGGCGGTTCACGAGCATTGA
- a CDS encoding isocitrate dehydrogenase, with protein sequence MTQKITVIRGDGIGPEIMDATLFVLGKLDTGFEYEDADAGLVALEKHGDLMPASTLESIARNKIALKSPLTTPVGGGFTSINVSLRRHFDLYANVRPAVSFPNTKSRFGDGVDLITVRENTEGAYLAEGQEVSADGETAFSGTRITRKGSERIVRYAFELARSTGRKKVTAVHKANIIKSTSGLFLAVAREVAAKYPDIEFQEMIVDNCCMQLVMRPEQFDVIVTTNLFGDIISDLCAGLVGGLGLAPGANIGENAAIFEAVHGTAPDIAGQGKANPCALLLAAAQMLDHVGQTDNAERLRKAIVATLEAKDSLTGDLGGTGNTMGFAQAIASRL encoded by the coding sequence ATGACGCAGAAAATCACGGTCATCCGCGGTGACGGCATCGGCCCGGAGATCATGGACGCTACCCTGTTCGTGCTCGGCAAGCTGGATACCGGCTTTGAATACGAAGACGCCGACGCCGGCCTGGTCGCGCTGGAAAAGCACGGCGACCTGATGCCCGCTTCCACGCTGGAATCGATCGCACGCAACAAGATCGCCCTGAAGAGCCCGCTGACCACTCCGGTCGGTGGCGGCTTCACCTCGATCAACGTCAGCCTGCGCCGTCACTTCGACCTGTATGCCAACGTGCGTCCGGCGGTGTCGTTCCCGAACACCAAGTCGCGCTTCGGCGATGGCGTGGACCTGATCACCGTGCGTGAGAACACCGAAGGCGCCTACCTGGCCGAAGGCCAGGAAGTGTCGGCCGATGGCGAGACCGCCTTCTCCGGCACCCGCATCACCCGCAAGGGCTCCGAGCGCATCGTGCGCTACGCCTTCGAGCTGGCCCGCAGCACCGGCCGCAAGAAGGTCACCGCCGTGCACAAGGCCAACATCATCAAGTCGACCTCGGGCCTGTTCCTGGCCGTGGCGCGTGAAGTGGCAGCCAAGTACCCGGACATCGAGTTCCAGGAAATGATCGTCGACAACTGCTGCATGCAGCTGGTGATGCGTCCGGAACAGTTCGATGTGATCGTGACCACCAACCTGTTCGGCGACATCATCTCCGACCTGTGTGCTGGTCTGGTCGGCGGCCTGGGCCTGGCCCCGGGTGCCAACATCGGTGAGAACGCGGCCATCTTCGAAGCCGTGCACGGCACCGCGCCGGACATCGCCGGGCAGGGCAAGGCCAATCCGTGCGCGCTGCTGCTGGCCGCCGCGCAGATGCTGGACCACGTCGGCCAGACCGACAACGCCGAGCGCCTGCGCAAGGCCATCGTGGCCACGCTGGAAGCCAAGGACTCGCTGACCGGCGACCTCGGCGGCACCGGCAACACCATGGGCTTCGCCCAGGCCATCGCCAGCCGCCTGTAA
- a CDS encoding cysteine hydrolase, protein MDLSAFGLASLIGMAAAEPAHPTIRHMAGAPSVTALDAAKTAVLVIDFQNEYFDASAAPAFAGGRMVIPDGLAALRQAQRVVQFADAHGIRVIHVQHVLPAGAPLFAQGSANAAFHRDLQPRQGETVVQKDNVSVFAGASAAVLDKVLKDAGIDTLLVTGLQTHACVVGAARDAAAAPRGYRVIVAGNATASRDLDLAGGQRIGHRALHEASLAQVEDAFGEVISTEAMLALPVRKAGDGA, encoded by the coding sequence ATGGACCTTTCCGCCTTCGGCCTGGCCAGCCTGATCGGCATGGCCGCCGCCGAGCCGGCCCATCCCACCATCCGCCACATGGCCGGTGCACCGTCGGTCACCGCGCTGGATGCCGCGAAAACCGCCGTGCTGGTCATCGATTTCCAGAACGAGTACTTCGACGCCAGCGCCGCGCCGGCCTTCGCCGGTGGCCGCATGGTCATTCCCGATGGTCTGGCCGCGCTGCGCCAGGCCCAGCGCGTGGTGCAGTTCGCCGATGCCCATGGCATCCGGGTGATCCACGTGCAGCATGTGCTGCCGGCCGGCGCGCCGCTGTTCGCGCAGGGCAGCGCCAATGCCGCCTTCCATCGCGACCTGCAGCCGCGCCAGGGCGAGACCGTGGTGCAGAAGGACAACGTCAGCGTGTTCGCCGGTGCTTCGGCTGCGGTGCTGGACAAGGTGTTGAAGGATGCTGGCATCGACACCCTGCTGGTTACCGGCCTGCAGACCCATGCCTGCGTGGTCGGTGCTGCCCGCGATGCGGCCGCCGCACCACGCGGCTACCGCGTGATCGTGGCCGGTAATGCCACCGCCAGCCGCGACCTGGACCTGGCCGGCGGCCAGCGCATCGGTCACCGCGCGCTGCACGAAGCCTCGCTGGCGCAGGTCGAAGATGCCTTCGGTGAAGTGATCAGTACCGAGGCGATGCTGGCGCTGCCGGTGCGCAAGGCCGGCGACGGCGCTTGA
- a CDS encoding LysR family transcriptional regulator codes for MDHFAALRALRAIVEAGSFTAAAERLGTTHSAMSRQLRQLEEHLQVRLLDRNSRRLSLTEAGRDYYREAVALLDRLEAADDRARAGQAEHSGRLRISVPQVVASQELPHWLPGFLARYPQVSLDLSADDQLVDVVGGGFDLALRIAPSLPDSQLVARELASCPRILVAAPAYLARHGLPRQATDLQQHTLLGFSPTGAGAPWQLQGPRGATASIEAGQRLRVDATPALHAAVMAGMGISLFTALTVQEDLRSGRLIRVLPAWNAGQRRYFALYPHARALAPKVRALVDHLATHYAGWTGGAG; via the coding sequence ATGGATCACTTCGCCGCCCTGCGCGCGCTGCGCGCCATCGTCGAAGCGGGCAGTTTCACCGCCGCCGCCGAGCGCCTGGGCACCACCCATTCGGCGATGTCGCGGCAGCTGCGGCAACTGGAAGAACACCTGCAGGTGCGCCTGCTCGACCGCAACAGCCGGCGCCTGTCGCTGACCGAGGCCGGGCGCGATTATTACCGCGAGGCCGTGGCCCTGCTGGATCGCCTGGAGGCCGCCGATGACCGCGCACGCGCCGGCCAGGCCGAGCACAGCGGGCGCCTGCGCATCAGTGTGCCGCAGGTCGTGGCCAGCCAGGAGCTGCCGCATTGGCTGCCCGGTTTCCTCGCCCGCTACCCGCAGGTCTCGCTGGACCTGTCGGCCGACGATCAGCTGGTCGATGTCGTCGGCGGTGGCTTCGATCTGGCCCTGCGCATCGCGCCGTCCCTGCCGGACAGCCAGCTGGTGGCGCGCGAGCTGGCCAGCTGCCCGCGCATCCTCGTGGCCGCCCCCGCGTACCTGGCCCGGCACGGCCTGCCGCGTCAGGCCACCGACCTGCAGCAGCACACGCTGCTGGGCTTCAGCCCGACCGGGGCCGGTGCGCCGTGGCAGCTGCAGGGGCCGCGTGGCGCCACCGCCAGCATCGAGGCCGGCCAGCGCCTGCGCGTGGATGCCACGCCCGCGCTGCATGCGGCGGTAATGGCGGGCATGGGCATCAGTCTGTTCACTGCGTTGACCGTGCAGGAGGATCTGCGAAGCGGTCGCCTGATCCGCGTGCTGCCGGCCTGGAATGCCGGCCAGCGCCGTTACTTCGCGCTGTATCCGCACGCGCGTGCCCTGGCGCCGAAAGTGCGCGCGCTGGTCGATCACCTGGCCACGCACTACGCTGGGTGGACGGGCGGGGCAGGCTAG
- a CDS encoding sulfite exporter TauE/SafE family protein → MDPVYLLVAVGAIVAGFVQGLSGFAFGMVAMSFWAWGLDPQLAAALSVFGALTGQLLAVFTVRRGFNLRLLLPFVLGGLAGIPLGVLVLPQLDMAWFKALLGGFLAVWCPVMLRVRRLPPIKVGGRIGDAVAGMAGGVLSGIGGFAGPVPTLWSTLRGFAKEEQRAVIQNFNLAMLAVTMATYVGNGMITRQMLPYFAIVAPAMLVPTLLGARLYIGISEARFRQIVLGLLTASGIALLCSALPVLLSR, encoded by the coding sequence ATGGATCCGGTCTATCTGCTGGTGGCGGTCGGTGCGATCGTCGCCGGCTTCGTGCAGGGCCTGTCCGGGTTCGCCTTCGGCATGGTGGCGATGTCCTTCTGGGCCTGGGGGCTGGATCCGCAGCTGGCCGCTGCGCTGTCGGTGTTCGGCGCGCTGACCGGCCAGCTGCTGGCGGTGTTCACCGTGCGCCGCGGCTTCAACCTGCGCCTGTTACTGCCGTTCGTGCTGGGTGGGCTGGCCGGTATTCCGCTGGGCGTGCTGGTGCTGCCGCAGCTGGACATGGCCTGGTTCAAGGCCTTGCTGGGCGGGTTTCTGGCGGTGTGGTGCCCGGTGATGCTGAGGGTGCGCAGGCTGCCGCCGATCAAGGTGGGGGGCCGCATCGGCGACGCCGTGGCCGGCATGGCCGGCGGCGTGCTCAGCGGCATTGGCGGCTTCGCCGGGCCGGTGCCGACGCTGTGGAGCACGCTGCGCGGCTTCGCCAAGGAGGAGCAGCGTGCGGTCATCCAGAACTTCAACCTGGCCATGCTGGCGGTGACCATGGCCACCTATGTCGGCAACGGCATGATCACCCGGCAGATGCTGCCGTACTTCGCCATCGTGGCACCGGCCATGCTGGTGCCGACCCTGCTGGGCGCGCGCCTGTACATCGGCATCAGTGAAGCGCGCTTCCGGCAGATCGTACTGGGCCTGCTGACCGCGTCCGGCATCGCCCTGCTGTGCTCGGCACTGCCGGTGCTGTTGTCGCGTTGA
- a CDS encoding flavin reductase family protein codes for MPDTFHSYRPADGHRLPHDPFNAIIGPRPIGWISSCTADGALNLAPYSFFNAFNYTPPIIGFSSQGRKDSLHNIEATGEFVWNLATFDLAEAMNESCRAVAPEVDEFSLAGLTPLASTQVRPPRVAQSPVSMECRCTQIVRLRDAAGQDTNGWLVLGEVVAVHIDARLLVDGIYDTAAADPILRGGGPADYFRVSAEQRFRMFRPA; via the coding sequence ATGCCCGACACCTTCCACAGCTACCGCCCCGCCGATGGCCACCGGCTGCCACACGACCCCTTCAACGCCATCATCGGCCCGCGCCCGATCGGCTGGATCTCCAGCTGCACCGCCGACGGCGCCCTGAACCTGGCGCCCTACAGCTTCTTCAACGCCTTCAACTACACCCCGCCGATCATCGGCTTCTCCAGCCAGGGGCGGAAAGACTCGCTGCACAACATCGAGGCCACCGGCGAGTTCGTCTGGAACCTGGCCACCTTCGATCTGGCCGAGGCGATGAACGAAAGCTGCCGTGCGGTCGCGCCGGAGGTCGATGAGTTCAGCCTGGCTGGGCTGACCCCGCTGGCCTCCACCCAGGTGCGCCCGCCGCGCGTGGCGCAGAGCCCGGTCAGCATGGAATGCCGCTGCACCCAGATCGTGCGCCTGCGCGATGCCGCCGGCCAGGACACCAACGGCTGGCTGGTGCTGGGCGAGGTGGTGGCGGTGCATATCGATGCGCGTCTGCTGGTCGATGGCATTTACGACACGGCCGCCGCCGATCCGATCCTGCGCGGTGGCGGCCCGGCTGATTACTTCCGGGTCAGCGCCGAACAGCGCTTCCGCATGTTCCGTCCGGCCTGA
- a CDS encoding Bax inhibitor-1/YccA family protein, with protein sequence MRSGNPALSESTFLDLASGSVVTSPDQVMTINGTVNKTGVLLLLTVLTAAFAWSQAIDASGLPTSSAMLYAMGGAIGGLVLALVTVFKKEWSPVTAPMYALVEGLFLGSISALFNAKFPGIVMQAVMLTFGTLFVMLAAYRSGLIKVTENFKLGVVAATGGIALLYLASFVLGFFNINIPMIHEGGWLGIAFSLFVVVVAALNLVLDFDFIETGAEARAPKYMEWYGAFGLMVTLVWLYVEFLRLLSKIQQR encoded by the coding sequence ATGCGCAGCGGCAACCCCGCACTTTCCGAATCGACGTTCCTCGACCTGGCCAGCGGCTCGGTGGTGACCTCGCCCGACCAGGTGATGACCATCAATGGCACCGTCAACAAGACCGGCGTGCTGCTGCTGCTGACCGTGCTGACCGCAGCGTTCGCGTGGAGCCAGGCCATTGATGCGTCCGGCCTGCCCACCTCCAGCGCGATGCTGTACGCGATGGGCGGCGCGATCGGCGGCCTGGTGCTGGCGCTGGTGACGGTGTTCAAGAAGGAATGGTCGCCGGTGACCGCGCCGATGTACGCGCTGGTCGAAGGCCTGTTCCTGGGCTCGATTTCGGCCCTGTTCAACGCCAAGTTCCCGGGCATCGTGATGCAGGCGGTGATGCTCACCTTCGGCACGCTGTTTGTGATGCTGGCTGCGTACCGCAGCGGGCTGATCAAGGTCACCGAGAACTTCAAGCTCGGCGTGGTCGCCGCCACCGGCGGCATCGCGCTGCTGTACCTGGCCTCGTTCGTGCTCGGTTTCTTCAACATCAACATCCCGATGATCCATGAAGGCGGCTGGCTCGGTATCGCCTTCAGCCTGTTCGTGGTGGTGGTGGCCGCGCTGAACCTGGTGCTGGATTTCGACTTCATCGAAACCGGTGCCGAAGCTCGCGCACCGAAGTACATGGAGTGGTACGGCGCGTTCGGCCTGATGGTGACGCTGGTGTGGCTGTACGTAGAATTCCTGCGCCTGCTGTCGAAGATCCAGCAGCGCTGA
- a CDS encoding chloride channel protein, with amino-acid sequence MDTPSPSSRTRWLGSRQQWFERLALWGGAVAVALAAILFAKASDAAFALFRRIYDASPWWPLLLTPAVFGLLAWLTHGALKPTRGSGIPQVIAALDKPDADFRQRNLSLPVSVGKLGLTVLALLGGASVGREGPTVHVGASLMYVIGRALGFRDPRHAGHFLLAGGAAGIAAAFNTPLAGVVFAIEELSGRLEHRFSGALLTAVIVGGVVSLGLLGNYTYFGRVDVALPLGMGWLAVLLCGVVGGLAGGLFSRVVLAAMDGRPRWLGRARASRPVLFAAACGLLLALLGLVFGAGAFGTGYEQARGLVQGQALVGHEFGLMKLAANLVSYIAGIPGGLFSPALAVGAGIGHNLAALLPGVDPSAVVLLGMCAYLTGVTQAPLTSAVISMELTDNTDMLLPILAAVLLARAVSSLVCHQPIYRALAQRLLAAMPAAPAPVVGRPDV; translated from the coding sequence ATGGATACCCCGTCGCCTTCGTCGCGCACGCGCTGGCTCGGCTCGCGGCAGCAATGGTTCGAGCGCTTGGCGCTGTGGGGCGGGGCAGTGGCGGTGGCGCTGGCCGCCATCCTGTTCGCCAAGGCCAGCGACGCGGCATTCGCGCTGTTCCGGCGCATCTACGATGCCTCGCCGTGGTGGCCGCTGCTGCTCACCCCGGCCGTGTTCGGCCTGTTGGCCTGGCTCACCCATGGTGCGCTCAAGCCCACCCGCGGCAGCGGCATTCCGCAGGTGATCGCCGCGTTGGACAAGCCCGATGCCGACTTCCGCCAGCGCAACCTGTCGCTGCCGGTGTCTGTCGGCAAGCTGGGGCTCACGGTGCTGGCCTTGCTGGGCGGGGCGTCGGTCGGGCGCGAAGGCCCCACCGTGCATGTCGGGGCCAGCCTGATGTACGTGATCGGGCGTGCGCTGGGCTTCCGCGACCCGCGCCACGCCGGCCACTTCCTGTTGGCCGGTGGTGCGGCGGGCATCGCGGCGGCGTTCAACACCCCGTTGGCCGGGGTGGTGTTCGCCATCGAGGAGCTGTCCGGGCGGCTGGAGCACCGTTTCTCGGGTGCACTGCTGACCGCGGTGATCGTGGGCGGCGTGGTTTCGTTGGGGTTGCTGGGCAATTACACCTACTTCGGCCGGGTCGATGTCGCATTGCCGCTCGGCATGGGCTGGCTGGCGGTGCTGTTGTGCGGGGTGGTCGGCGGTCTGGCCGGGGGCCTGTTCAGCCGCGTGGTGCTGGCCGCCATGGACGGTCGCCCGCGCTGGCTGGGGCGCGCGCGGGCGTCGCGGCCGGTGCTGTTCGCCGCCGCGTGCGGGCTGCTGCTGGCGCTGCTGGGACTGGTGTTCGGCGCGGGCGCGTTCGGCACCGGTTACGAGCAGGCCCGCGGGCTGGTGCAGGGGCAGGCGCTGGTCGGGCACGAATTCGGGCTGATGAAGCTGGCTGCCAACCTGGTGTCCTACATCGCGGGCATCCCGGGCGGGCTGTTCTCGCCCGCGCTGGCGGTCGGGGCCGGCATCGGCCACAACCTGGCCGCACTGCTGCCGGGGGTGGACCCGTCGGCGGTGGTGCTGCTGGGCATGTGTGCCTACCTCACCGGGGTCACCCAGGCGCCCTTGACCTCGGCGGTCATCTCCATGGAGCTGACCGACAACACGGACATGCTGCTGCCGATCCTGGCGGCGGTGCTGCTGGCGCGCGCGGTGTCCTCGCTGGTCTGCCACCAGCCGATCTATCGCGCGCTGGCGCAGCGGCTGCTGGCGGCGATGCCCGCCGCGCCCGCGCCGGTGGTGGGTCGGCCAGATGTCTGA
- the tig gene encoding trigger factor — translation MQASIESTGNLERRLTFSLPEDRLQTHISGRLGEIARTARIKGFRPGKIPAKVIEQRFGQQVRSEAVDGLLRETFDAALREHELRIAGTPRIDKGEEGEFSFVATVELIPDFGDVDVSKLTVVRHSAEISDADIDQMITNLREQRRSWSPVTRGAQEGDLVALETFSQAGDERLPAEGSEKGSVIVGQGMMFEQIEQGMIGMTKGEEKTLDVEFPADWRVPALAGKQVKVTVKAVDVSAPVLPDVDEDFIKSFGVKGGDEEQFRKDIRANLERELKGALMNRLRREVGEQLIAAYASVEMPPRLVENEARAMLGQQIEQIRRSGRNPGEIPADAHEGFKDAAAKRVLVGLLVGEVARKNDLRLDPKRLNETMRLIASTYEEPEQVIEMYRNDPQLMSGLQNRVMEEQVIDWIAERAQHTEEKLSFQDAIRQ, via the coding sequence ATGCAAGCTTCGATCGAATCCACTGGCAATCTGGAACGCCGCCTGACCTTCTCGCTGCCGGAAGACCGCCTGCAGACCCACATCAGTGGCCGTCTGGGCGAAATCGCCCGCACCGCGCGGATCAAGGGCTTCCGCCCGGGCAAGATCCCGGCCAAGGTGATCGAACAGCGTTTCGGCCAGCAGGTCCGCAGCGAAGCCGTCGACGGCCTGCTGCGCGAGACCTTCGATGCCGCCCTGCGTGAGCACGAGCTGCGCATCGCCGGCACCCCGCGCATCGACAAGGGCGAGGAAGGCGAATTCTCCTTCGTGGCCACCGTCGAGCTGATTCCGGACTTCGGCGACGTGGACGTCAGCAAGCTGACCGTGGTGCGCCACAGCGCCGAGATCAGCGATGCCGACATCGACCAGATGATCACCAACCTGCGCGAACAGCGCCGCAGCTGGAGCCCGGTCACCCGTGGCGCGCAGGAAGGCGACCTGGTCGCGCTGGAAACCTTCTCCCAGGCCGGCGATGAGCGCCTGCCGGCCGAAGGCAGCGAAAAGGGCAGCGTCATCGTGGGTCAGGGCATGATGTTCGAGCAGATCGAGCAGGGCATGATTGGCATGACCAAGGGTGAAGAAAAGACCCTGGACGTCGAATTCCCGGCTGACTGGCGCGTGCCGGCCCTGGCGGGCAAGCAGGTGAAGGTCACCGTCAAGGCCGTGGACGTCTCCGCGCCGGTGCTGCCGGACGTGGATGAAGACTTCATCAAGAGCTTCGGCGTGAAGGGCGGCGACGAGGAGCAGTTCCGCAAGGACATCCGCGCCAACCTGGAGCGCGAACTGAAGGGTGCTCTGATGAACCGCCTGCGCCGCGAAGTGGGCGAGCAGCTGATCGCCGCTTACGCGTCGGTCGAAATGCCGCCGCGCCTGGTCGAGAACGAAGCCCGTGCCATGCTGGGCCAGCAGATCGAGCAGATCCGCCGCAGCGGCCGCAACCCGGGCGAAATCCCGGCCGATGCCCATGAGGGCTTCAAGGACGCCGCCGCCAAGCGCGTGCTGGTCGGCCTGCTGGTGGGCGAAGTGGCCCGCAAGAACGACCTGCGGCTGGACCCCAAGCGCCTGAATGAAACCATGCGCCTGATCGCCTCGACCTACGAAGAGCCGGAGCAGGTCATTGAGATGTACCGCAATGACCCCCAGCTGATGAGTGGGCTGCAGAATCGTGTGATGGAAGAGCAGGTGATCGACTGGATCGCCGAGCGCGCCCAGCACACCGAAGAGAAGCTGTCGTTCCAGGACGCGATCCGCCAGTAA